A portion of the Tachysurus fulvidraco isolate hzauxx_2018 chromosome 8, HZAU_PFXX_2.0, whole genome shotgun sequence genome contains these proteins:
- the LOC125145312 gene encoding aspartic and glutamic acid-rich protein-like — MSKPKTLNELRHLEESGFGQRYPRHGLKLLYWFAYESLYFDDYDKMRWMYDPEEGDFDFHLFRNRIEKNGERLLPDVDLCYYEVGNLSRPEAYNLPDYVLEDYNEDPDDSESNMERIIFSVDDECIDRVYVTEHSDQADFNKEATFGISRGLIMIIKQLTLEDFLEKTGYSPEEDSDESSTDDEHDDDDDNDDDDDDDDDDDDDDDDDDNDDDDDN, encoded by the coding sequence ATGAGTAAACCAAAGACATTAAATGAATTGAGGCATCTGGAGGAGTCTGGATTTGGTCAACGTTATCCAAGACACGGCCTCAAGCTGCTTTACTGGTTTGCTTATGAATCTCTGTATTTTGATGACTATGATAAAATGCGCTGGATGTACGACCCAGAGGAAGGAGATTTTGATTTCCACCTGTTCAGAAACAGAATTGAGAAAAACGGTGAGAGACTCCTGCCTGATGTGGACCTTTGCTACTACGAGGTGGGCAATCTGAGCAGACCAGAAGCATACAACCTGCCAGATTACGTTCTGGAAGATTACAACGAAGACCCTGATGACAGTGAGAGCAACATGGAGCGCATCATATTCAGTGTTGATGATGAGTGTATTGACAGAGTCTATGTGACTGAGCACAGTGATCAGGCAGATTTCAACAAGGAAGCCACCTTTGGCATCAGCAGGGGTCTGATTATGATTATCAAGCAGCTAACTTTAGAGGACTTCCTTGAAAAAACTGGGTATTCTCCGGAAGAAGACTCTGATGAAAGTTCTACAGACGATGAACACGACGATGACGACGataatgatgacgatgatgatgatgatgatgatgatgatgatgatgatgatgacgatgacaaCGATGACGACGATGACAATTGA